Genomic window (Notolabrus celidotus isolate fNotCel1 chromosome 15, fNotCel1.pri, whole genome shotgun sequence):
aggaggtggagcaCGCTGAATGCAAAGTAACACCCTGATGGAAACAAAAGTTGGCAGCTGGAGGGACcagagtctgtctgtctgtctgtctgtctgtctgtctgtctgtctgtctgtctgtctgtcctgtcctccagctgcagtgtgtgagtttgaGGATGGAGAACAGGTAAGAGGACCTTATAATCCaggtagagacagagagacgaATTTGTGAGGGGAAATTAGACTTAAGTGTACGTTCTGAATACTTTCACACTTCTAACACTCATCTGTATTTATGCTACATGTGCTGAATGTACCCTTATCACACCTACAGACTGAGGAAGCCCAGACAGCCTTGGCTACAAGCTGCAAACTAGCGCCCTCAAGATAAAGACTGTatcaaacatggatgtagtctgtGTGATGTCACCTGTTGGTTTCTGATGCAGACTTTTGGAGGCAATCAATGGCAGTTCCTGGATTGGAAATGCTACTCAAGCTAACTTTTGGTCGACCTAatttaaagaggtggagttgaggtgcTCCTTCAGCATCCTCGCTgagtgcccacctgtcaatcaagtcagctgtgcctctaattgtGCAAATCTCGTCACCtgaaagctagggttggtagtcactgaaaactagcatgaatttgaatgtagcatttcctcaggactctgtctaacccctcccctcctctcctcggagctcctcaaaaacaaagcccccgctcacatgcacgagcgccactgattcatgaccatatgatggtgactgattcaaaaccggtcctcagcacatcgctTGTGTTtagcactacatcaactcatgtctcagtcAGCGGtaggaaaacaccaaaacattctcatagtgaaagttaaaaacacaaacaaacatgaaatgtacgctttgcaggaggcgggcagaacggcaggacaggatctgattggtttcataatttggctcctgatggcagggattggttggtgttttcccaggtttactctggctgtagatagcagctttttttcacccttttttaagaacattttatgtattgatcgccatcgggacataaagatcattttaaccagtataacaaaaagtgtatctaaatctgattaccaaccccagctttaatgtctttaaaacaaaacactttcatGGTTACTGGAGCCTGCTTCGGACTTTTACTATCCTCGATTAAATTTGTGTCACATTTTTGGGGAGATCCAACGCGTAGATCCATTGCAGAGGTATTAATCAGCCAATCTTGTCACATGGAAAGCCTCAGGCTTGTACTTAAGTTTTAAAATTTCATTCAGAAAACATCTGGAGGACATGGATTCTCATTTCAGGTATGATGAGTCCAAACTTCTTTAGCTCAACCAGAAAAACGGATCATTCAGAATAACTGGGAGCAGTTCAATGAAGTTGCCTAATATGAAGAAGAAAAGTGAGTCCAATAATTCCTTTTCCGCCTCAACTACGTCTCATATGATCAAAGCTTGGATTAGGGTGTTAGCCTGAACAGCTTTGTTCCACTTACCAGCAGTGGGTGTGGGTGCAGGGATGACCCTCGTCGGGCGCTGGGAACCAGGCTGTCCCCCAGCGGTGGAGGCCGAGAGCGAGCGCTTCAGGCCTCGACTCAACTTCCTGAATAGCGGGTGGGCATTGTCCAGCTCGTGTAGTGGTAGTGTCCGTGGTCTAAAGTGCCTCCATCGGCACGACTTTATATTCAACAGTATCTGACTGAGGTCCgtggaagagggggaggaggaggagagaggggaggagctTCTGTCTGAGGTATTTGTTTCTGAGGTACTTGCAAACTTGTTGGTGGCCGGCGAGCGTGAAGTAgttgtaggaggaggaggaggaggaggatggggaggaggagagggggggagaggcaGGTCGAGCATTTCTTGATCCAGTCCGTGGAAAATGTTGTCGTAGTCCGTGTACGCCCGGTCGAGCAACACCCtgcaggaggcagaggaggaggagggggttagATTTCTCAAACATGTactgaaaatgtacattttaaagacaacaaCTCAAACAATCGTTCGGGAATGAGGTTTGAGAAAAAGTTTGTCTTTCAGGTAAAAGAGCGAGAGATAATCAGACTGTGAAAAGTCCCTCAGGAGCCTCCTAAATGTGAGGGTTAGATCATACAATGGCAAACTCTAAGACTAGCATAGCATCACAGCAGCCCTACACAAGGTAAGCATCGTAAATCTAACACACAAGCAGACACGTCACTGACCTGCCCCCTCGTCCCACGCGGCGGCGAGCCATGCCGAGGCAGCGCCGCGGCACAGTGAGCGTAGTGAGACTGTAGCGAAAGCGAGCTTCTGCAAAACCGTCCTCCCAGGGTCCGCACCACGGCCAGCTCCCCACACGGTTCTGATGAGCCTGCATACAGACTCAGTGTCATCAACTGTCTCTTTGCAGCACTACTAGTGAGACTTCCATGCACCCCCCTACAAGCTTTTCACACACTGTGGAAATGATGCCCACAGTACTCACAGCGAAGTATTGGCAACCTGCCTTCCTGCGAAAGGCGTAGGCACCGTCTGGGTcgttctcctcctctgcttctgaTGAGCCTGAGTGCAGCTGTGGAcacaggggtcaaaggtcagtaaCAGAGCACAGTCTGATTGGAATTTTAAGGACAGAGTGCAGGGACCAAGTCTGAGCTCATGGCCTCAAGATGAAGGTACGGGACGAGCTATGTGGGCTCACACTAAAATGAAGACCTGTGTTGGTGAGATCAGCGTGTGTACCTGGGAGAAGGTCTCGTCGTCTGAGCTGGGGAAGTCGTACTGGTTGAGGTCCTTTGCATTGAAGACCACGGGACCCTGATGGTGGGGGGCTCCCGACGACAGAGGCAACACCTTCTGCTTCTTCTCGTATTTCCTCTTCTGCCGGGGAGCTTCCAACTTCTCAGGCTAAAggtggagagagaaggagagagatgagCACACCTTTGAAGACGGATGACTATTCAAATAATAactatttataaagcgcttctAAAAACAAATTACATAGCACTTCAtgaacaatttttaaaaaagcagtaatTAAGAACATATCATAATCCAGCATTAGCAATAAGTAATCGTAGGGGGTCAAGAGGTCAGCAATGTAGTCTGGAGCTGACCCCCTACGAGCTTTGAAAATCAacaccatcattttaaaatcaattctaaaatggactgggagccagtgaagtgactttaaaatgggtgtgatgtgttctctCCTGAATGTTAGATTCAGTTCAGCACTCCTCTATGAGTGTAGCAGCTGAAATCAAAAGTGTAATCATAGCCTCACCTTGGACTTGTAGTCCTTGAGGTCCATGTGGTCCTGGTGTCGGTACTGGTTGGTTAGTGGGACCAGAGGAATGATCTGCGGCCTCACCAGCGCCCGCTCAGCCAACACCTCCGCCATCACCTCCCCGCTGTAGTCTGACATCACGTTTCTGacggaggaaagaggaaaatgaTGAGGAGACGCTCTTGGTAAGCAAACTCTCCAAACACGCCCTCTTTCCAAACGTTaccctgctgctcctctgtcccACACCTTGAGGTTTTATTCCTCGTGTATTATGCGTGTTCGGAGACTCACCTCTTCTCAAAGATCTCCAGTGTGAggtgcagcagctctctcttgctcttctccctcctcttgaTCATTTCCAGGATGGTCACTGCTCGGCTCAGATCCCGGCGTAGCTTCAGCATCTTCTCGTAGGACGCCTCATCATTCTTACGGTTCTAAATGTGGAAGGAGGGAACGGATGTAAGAAATATTTAGAAGGAGTAATgtgcaacaaaaaacaaagatgtgaaCTTAAAGAGAAGAGCATCACGGAATGTTTCAGCCTTTTACTTATTACTCAAAAGGTGAGGAGAGCAGAAGTTTTACAGAGATCAGAGTTAGTTCTTCAGATGACCACTTGGTGGCACATACATCCTCCAGATGAAAGCCTAAGTTCTGATTGTACCTTGTTCCGCAGAAGTAAAGTCAATTAAATATATAACCCACTGGAGTGTCAAATTATTAGAGCCTCATTTCAAACATTACAGTGTTTCTCAGACTCTCTTGTCCCTGCTGAGGGCGCCTAAGGCAGAGTTCTCTCGTCTGTCTTTTATGGCATGTAAAAAATGTCAGGCTACAGGTCTCACTTTGGTCTCTAAAAGTCATCCTTCAATAAAAAGACTCACAAAAggagctctcctctctgcagacgaGTAAcgatcaatgaaataaaaacatcagtatCAGCTGTGGAGACGTGATGCAGAAGTGAAGGAAGAAGCTGTCCAGGGTGTTTAGTTTTGAGGCACGTCAGGGTCAGATACTCAGAATCTGTTTCATCTGTTTTATCAACTTGTTCACTAAAGATGAGAAAGTGTTTCCTGTAAAGAGGTAAGAGAATACCGCACATCCTTGTCTGTGGTTGTAGCCACGTTTCGACTGATTAGGACGGCTTTGATCAAAATGAAACGAGGAAAGTCTGAGCGACCAGTTTTGCAGGAAAAAGCTTGAACTACATTCCGGTCAAAATTAGGTCAATACAGATTAACCTACTGTACGAGGCTGCAGAACACGAGACATGCTCCGTGGCATTTAGCTACAAGTGGCTCAAAATCACAGAGTTGTAAATTAGCACGCCCCCCACCCTTTGCCTTTAGCCTGAAGTGTTAGACTGACTGAGAAGGTGACATTTAAATTCTGCATGGGATTAATTGTGTGATGTCCCCGATATGAATCACCACAGTAAGTTTGCTTGCTGGTTTTCAACACTTTCAGAACCATTAAAGCTTCAGGATGTGATTTAATCTATTTTGAAAGATTAATATAAAGGGTTAGTTTTCCTCTGTGGCAAGGttttaaatgtaacttttaTAACTCTTATTTTAGGCCTTTAATTCAAACCCTTCTGATGCCACCCAAAATATTTGTATTCAAATATTGGGATTGATTGATCTTCCTAACATgaaacttccaccagatccgctccatctgctctgtagagattgatgcatcgtgctccagcatccagcaaaaatagaagtcttgtgtatctgatccgttgcatccccgacctgccggatcagagacgcagccgcagcacaatggagtggatccagtggaagttaacacatcgactagaatagaaacctatcagatctggtgctgtgacggaccaGAAACGGaccagagacggatctggtggaatttggccgtaagagtCAATGACTGCCGGCTTCAAGCTGCCATTAAAGCACGTAAACTCAAAAGACGACTCACCTTCCTGGTTTGCATCTTCTCTGTCCGCCGTCGGAAGGCCACGTACGGGTCGTTGGTGCTGGAGCCGTCCCGCCTCTCCTGCTTCACATTGTGGATCAGAGCGTTGGCCttgctgtttttcctcttgCGGCTCCAGTACTCGAAGACCTCCTTGATGAGCTCGTCgtcctccttcagcagcagtttGGCCTCCTGAAGGCTCACGAGCTGCAGACAGGACAGGAGGTACGATTGATGAGAAAGATGCGATTACATTCATGTGCACAATTTTACAACTCGAGGAAAAGAGGGCGCACCTGCTGTCCACTGCCTTTCTCCAGACGGTCAATCATCTCCTCAAACTGCAGGAAACTGatctccatcttcttcttcagcttgaTGACAAACGCCTCGTCGTCCAGGTCCAGGTCGTAGTCTGGCTGCTCTGCGTCCAAGCTGAAAGCTGCAGGGAGAGCGAGAGAAGGAAAGAGTTCAGTCACTGACAGGAGCAGACAAGCTGAGTAAGGCGTTAGTTCTTGAAAGTTTATGAAAGCTGCTTTCAAAATATACAGATTCCCATCAAACCCCATTGTTGCAGAGTCTTGGATTGTACACATTTGGCTTGGAGAGAAGTCTGTAATAAGGAATAAAGACAAATTCAGACCCTCACTTTTTGAAAAGTTGAACATTTCAAAGCGATGGAGTGGACATGACCTCTCTACTTCAGCTCTTCAGTAACGTTAGCTTAATTGGTCCGGTAATGAGTGAACGCACCGCATGCAGAATTATTTAACAGCGACTCGCCCGCTTCCAGCAGAGTTCACTCAACGTCATCGCTCGACAATCTCTTTGAACAACCAGGAGCAGACTTTCTACAAAGCTCAACTTTTAGAAAGACATCCAAGTGTTATTTACATTTGATAACGAACCCTGTGAGACTAGAATGAACTTATGTCTCATCTGCTCAGGTGTTTGCTCAGCAGTAAGATTTTCAAAGGCACTCTTTGCTAACATGGTCATGAAGCAGTGATTACAGGTCGTACAAAGAGACGCATACGGTTCATTCTCTCCTCAGCGACACTGTTCCCACACAGATACCAGGTCTCCACCTACACAGCAGTCAGAGTTTAGTGattaaatgtttcagaaaaaggctttcagcagtgttaCACATTTTAATCAGCAGGATGCTGCCTCCAAAGAGCCCCAGTTCACACATTTCATCCCTGAACTTTGGTTTCTCTCGTCATTCAGAGCTATGCAGAAGCGGTCTACTCCTCAAACCAAATCTGATCCCACACAACTTTCCAAGTATCCAGAGAGCTGATGGACGTGAAACTCGAGGCAGGGAAAGAGGGCAGGATCGAGGATGATGCAGTGCACGCTCTGCCGACAGGGTTACTCAGCGCCCTGTTCACAAGGTTTTATCACGACCTGAATTATCTGCATGAATCTCTCCTCTCAAAACAAAGGGACCCGGTGGATTAATGAGTAAAACAGCACACAGAGAAATGCACAcattaacagcagcagcagccacttACTGTAGCAGACAGGCTGACTACAACCCTTCAcccatgcagaagaagaagataaactTGGCTAGGGTGGCAGCATTTGAACAAGTTTCTTTTTTAGActagccaaaaaaaaaaatactacttAAAGTGGGAAAACTCCTTTACATTAACAGCCCTCAGGAGATATCATAGGATGACGAAGcccttgtatttatttattcacttttattacgtttattattatatttacttattttaacccttttttattatttacttttttatttgatgtacTTATTTTgaccctttattttatttatcaatttttaTCCTTTTCATTCTATTCATTTTAAccctttttattattgttttatacgCTTTattatttacctttttattttaccctttattATTTACTTTATGTTTACCCTTTTTTGTTATATACTTTTATTTACCCTTTCTtaattttctcatttatttttctgtaatttcttaattttaccctttttagtattatttattttcaaattattAGCATAATGATTgttgtatttgatttgatttattttatttttctatcttttctattgtcattatttgtgtgtctttacttgagtgtttgtaaaaacgaaaacatttcaaatcagaaaaaagagTGAAAGTTCAACTGAAGGCATCTGAAACCATGAAGGCtgatattcattcattcagaggTTTAGGTTCATTCTGTGCAGCctaacaaacactgaaacacaaacactccttTTGCATGCATCAAAGGGTCTAAATTTTTTGGTCCTAGATCCTTTAGGGACAACACAGAGACAGGTCCAACTGGGGCTGAACTTCTCCATCACGATTTCGGCCTCAATTTTGATGCCGATTATTGCAACACTCTACTTTTCCTGTTGATTCGAACAAAATACATTCTGCCCTTTTCAAAGCCCTGGACtccactttaaatcaatacaagcacAAGAGAGATGCCTGTCTGCGAGTGGGAGGAGGCAGAAGCACTGAGATGAGAGTTCAGTGTttgacagacataaacaaaataatttaagacAAGAAGAATAATTGCATTTTCCTGCCTTAAGCGGGGGTCACTGTCTTGGACtggaaaacagcagcaacagcgtCGTGACGGGAGTTTAAATGTGTGAAAACTGTAACACAGACGGTTATGAATGAAGTCGTGACAGACAGCTTCGCTATTTACTGATTCGTCACCTTTAGCTCTCAGGAAACCTCGAGCGGGTTACTTCtcctgctggctgactgctccATATGTTCGCACAAAGTGTTAACGGGTTAATTTAAATGTGAAGGTACAGTAAATAAATGCGTCCTGTCACAGACCATGTACAAAGTGTCATCACCGAGCCGGTCTCATCCTCCTAAATTCACATAAACCTTGTGCGGCTCCGTTCTGCAGTGGGTCACTCAGCTGCGAAAGGCTAATGGCCCGCAGTTAGCCGGAATAAACAAGGCTTTAATAGTCCAGTCCAACCAGCATCTGTCTGGTCCTCAGGTCAGGGACACGCTTCATGATTATCTGGCGTAATGACACCAGATTTGCCCCTGCAGACATCAGAGAGTGTGAGGAACAGAGGGAACCAACACGCAGGGAAGAATAACGGCCTGTTCTGTTGTGTGGAGTTTGAAATAATCCTCTCTGACCTGGCTGTTTATCGGAACAAGTTAATGGAGCCCGCACTTAACGGCTGAATAATACGCACGCCATGTTTCTGCGGGTTCAAAGTAACATAATTATAATTTTAGATGAAGCAGAAAACGTGACTTTCTGCCCTTTTCTTTTAGTTTAGCGGGAGCAGGATCATACATTAAACCAGAGAGGAATTTAAAAGCTATTCACTCAGATTCAAATTGCTGAATGTTCTTTATTGTTCTCAAACAAAAGCCTCCAGACGCACACCAACTGTACTTCTGTCTAATATCAGATTTAATCAAGAAATAAATTGTTTTCTTGTGAGAAAACTGCATCAGACAGATCGGTATACGGTTATTGATGAGACTTGAACAGTAAGAACAAAACAGCAATTCTAGTTCTCCACATTTCAATcgattttcttcctctttgtttaacAAACTCTgtgacacctttgtatcttaaagagctcatagcgccctattacccctctagaacactgcactaccaacatgcaggcctgctcagcatac
Coding sequences:
- the LOC117826320 gene encoding enhancer of polycomb homolog 1-like isoform X2; this translates as MVIPVPEAESNITYYDSLYPGDYKMPKQLIHIQPFSLDAEQPDYDLDLDDEAFVIKLKKKMEISFLQFEEMIDRLEKGSGQQLVSLQEAKLLLKEDDELIKEVFEYWSRKRKNSKANALIHNVKQERRDGSSTNDPYVAFRRRTEKMQTRKNRKNDEASYEKMLKLRRDLSRAVTILEMIKRREKSKRELLHLTLEIFEKRNVMSDYSGEVMAEVLAERALVRPQIIPLVPLTNQYRHQDHMDLKDYKSKPEKLEAPRQKRKYEKKQKVLPLSSGAPHHQGPVVFNAKDLNQYDFPSSDDETFSQLHSGSSEAEEENDPDGAYAFRRKAGCQYFAAHQNRVGSWPWCGPWEDGFAEARFRYSLTTLTVPRRCLGMARRRVGRGGRVLLDRAYTDYDNIFHGLDQEMLDLPLPPSPPPHPPPPPPPTTTSRSPATNKFASTSETNTSDRSSSPLSSSSPSSTDLSQILLNIKSCRWRHFRPRTLPLHELDNAHPLFRKLSRGLKRSLSASTAGGQPGSQRPTRVIPAPTPTAAFTAEQYQQHQEQLALMQKQQLEQIQLQQQANSTTTANSTHGLANTLDQATAQFAATALVTDHHLLTLKTKEELALGGGVNGVLSPSGVYKGLHLSSTASPSPATPAPPTTTQTPALHHPCTTTSSTSATSNNNGTAHPANTTAAAAATQVLLGNNNSLRLGVPTGKRVHAPRTLSATMPTSALKLAHAAAATANCQKPKVTTAAASPLDIVPRENHEQDKPALNSLSENTMAMEVT
- the LOC117826320 gene encoding enhancer of polycomb homolog 1-like isoform X1, which produces MSKLSFRARALDASKPLPVFRCEDLPDLHEYASINRAVPQMPTGMEKEEESEHHLQRAISAQQVWGEKRDNMVIPVPEAESNITYYDSLYPGDYKMPKQLIHIQPFSLDAEQPDYDLDLDDEAFVIKLKKKMEISFLQFEEMIDRLEKGSGQQLVSLQEAKLLLKEDDELIKEVFEYWSRKRKNSKANALIHNVKQERRDGSSTNDPYVAFRRRTEKMQTRKNRKNDEASYEKMLKLRRDLSRAVTILEMIKRREKSKRELLHLTLEIFEKRNVMSDYSGEVMAEVLAERALVRPQIIPLVPLTNQYRHQDHMDLKDYKSKPEKLEAPRQKRKYEKKQKVLPLSSGAPHHQGPVVFNAKDLNQYDFPSSDDETFSQLHSGSSEAEEENDPDGAYAFRRKAGCQYFAAHQNRVGSWPWCGPWEDGFAEARFRYSLTTLTVPRRCLGMARRRVGRGGRVLLDRAYTDYDNIFHGLDQEMLDLPLPPSPPPHPPPPPPPTTTSRSPATNKFASTSETNTSDRSSSPLSSSSPSSTDLSQILLNIKSCRWRHFRPRTLPLHELDNAHPLFRKLSRGLKRSLSASTAGGQPGSQRPTRVIPAPTPTAAFTAEQYQQHQEQLALMQKQQLEQIQLQQQANSTTTANSTHGLANTLDQATAQFAATALVTDHHLLTLKTKEELALGGGVNGVLSPSGVYKGLHLSSTASPSPATPAPPTTTQTPALHHPCTTTSSTSATSNNNGTAHPANTTAAAAATQVLLGNNNSLRLGVPTGKRVHAPRTLSATMPTSALKLAHAAAATANCQKPKVTTAAASPLDIVPRENHEQDKPALNSLSENTMAMEVT
- the LOC117826320 gene encoding enhancer of polycomb homolog 1-like isoform X3, which gives rise to MSKLSFRARALDASKPLPVFRCEDLPDLHEYASINRAVPQMPTGMEKEEESEHHLQRAISAQQVWGEKRDNMVIPVPEAESNITYYDSLYPGDYKMPKQLIHIQPFSLDAEQPDYDLDLDDEAFVIKLKKKMEISFLQFEEMIDRLEKGSGQQLVSLQEAKLLLKEDDELIKEVFEYWSRKRKNSKANALIHNVKQERRDGSSTNDPYVAFRRRTEKMQTRKNRKNDEASYEKMLKLRRDLSRAVTILEMIKRREKSKRELLHLTLEIFEKRNVMSDYSGEVMAEVLAERALVRPQIIPLVPLTNQYRHQDHMDLKDYKSKPEKLEAPRQKRKYEKKQKVLPLSSGAPHHQGPVVFNAKDLNQYDFPSSDDETFSQLHSGSSEAEEENDPDGAYAFRRKAGCQYFAAHQNRVGSWPWCGPWEDGFAEARFRYSLTTLTVPRRCLGMARRRVGRGGRVLLDRAYTDYDNIFHGLDQEMLDLPLPPSPPPHPPPPPPPTTTSRSPATNKFASTSETNTSDRSSSPLSSSSPSSTDLSQILLNIKSCRWRHFRPRTLPLHELDNAHPLFRKLSRGLKRSLSASTAGGQPGSQRPTRVIPAPTPTAAFTAEQYQQHQEQLALMQKQQLEQIQLQQQANSTTTANSTHGLANTLDQATAQFAATALVTDHHLLTLKTKEELALGGGVNGVLSPSGRITNKTSQH